The Microbacterium amylolyticum genome includes the window CGGGAAGAACGTTCTGGTCATCGCCGCGCGCACCCACTATTACGAGGGGCATGGCGTGCGGCGCGTCGTCCACAGCGTCCGAACGGCGGCGGCAACGGGCGCGAAAACAATGGTGCTGACGAACGGCGCCGGCGGGATCAAGGATGCCTGGGCCCCCGGTCAGCCCGTTCTCATCAGCGACCACATCAATCTGACGGCCGACTCTCCTCTGGAGGGCGCGACGTTTATCGATGTGACCGATCTCTACTCGTCACGACTGCGCGACATCGCCCGGCAGGTCGATGCGTCCCTCGACGAGGGCGTCTACTGTCAGTTCCGCGGACCGCAGTATGAAACCCCCGCCGAGGTGCGGATGGCGTCAGCAATCGGCGGCCACATCGTCGGAATGTCGACGGCACTCGAGGCCATCGCTGCCCGCGAAGCAGGCATGGAGGTCCTCGGCTTCTCTCTGATCACGAACCTCGCCGCCGGGATTTCCCCCACTCCCCTCAGCCACGCCGAGGTCATCGAGGCCGGACAGGCGGCGGAAGGCCGAATCTCGCAACTGCTCGCTGATGTGATCGGACGAATCTGATGATCTCGGCGGCGCGCGCCTGGATCGCGCAGGACCCGGATCCGGAGACACGCGATGAGCTCACCGCTCTGGTGAAGGCTGCTGAGGCCGGCGGTGGCGACGCGTCGTCCGAACTCGCGGCGCGCTTTGCCGGGCGGTTGCAGTTCGGAACGGCTGGTCTTCGCGGAGAACTCGGCGCAGGTCCGATGCGGATGAATCGCGTGCTCGTCGCCCAGGCCGCGGCGGGGTTCGCTGCTTACCTGCGCGAGCGCGGCGGCGACAACACCCCGCGCGTGGTGATCGGATTTGACGGACGAAAGAACTCCGATGTGTTCGCTCGGGACTCTGCCGAGCTGTTCCAGGGGGCGGGTCTGGAGGCGATTTTGTTGCCGCGACGCCTCCCAACTCCCGTGCTCGCGTTCGCGGTCCGCTATTTGGACGCAGATGCCGGCGTCATGGTGACGGCCAGCCACAACCCGCCGGCCGACAACGGCTACAAGGTGTATCTCGGCGGTGCTGATGGCGGAGCGCAGATCGTGACTCCAGCAGACGCGGATATCGCCCGCGAGATCCAGCACGTCGCCGATACGCTCGCCGTTCCCGACCTGCCACGATCCACGGAGTACCTCGTCGCCGATGAGGGAGTCGTTGAGGCCTACGTCGCCGCGACGGCGGCCGTTGCGGCCGCGCCCGCATCAGCATCGGGAATGAGCTGGGTATACACCGCGATGCACGGTGTTGGGTGGGAGACTCTGCGTGCCGTCGTGGAGGCGGCGGGCTACCCGCTGCCCGCTCTCGTCGCCGCGCAGACCGAGCCCGACGGCGCATTCCCCACCGTGGCGTTCCCGAATCCCGAAGAGCCGGGTGCTCTCGACCTCGCGTATGAAACGGCAACGGCGAGCGGCGCCGAGTTCATCATTGCGAACGATCCCGACGCCGACCGCGTTGCCGTTGCCATTCCGTCCGCCGACGGTTGGCGTCGGCTGACGGGCAACGACATCGGTCTGCTTCTCGGCGCGCGTGCGGCGCGCTCCGCCGGAGCAGGCGCCACCGTCGCCTCCTCGCTCGTGTCCTCCCCCGGCCTCGGCGTCATCGCCGAGAGGTTCGGCGTGTCGTGGCGCGAAACGCTCACGGGATTCAAGTGGATCGCGAGGGCCCCCGGAATTGTCTTCGGCTATGAAGAGGCGCTCGGGTACCTCGTCAACCCGGAAACCGTTCGTGATAAAGACGGCATTTCCGCCACCGTCGCGGTGCTGGGTCTTGTTGCGGAGGCCCGCGGCCGTGGCGCAACAATCGCGGACCTTCTCGACGAGCTCGCTGCAGAATTCGGGCACTTCACCAGCACACAGATATCGGTGCGCGTCGAGAACCTCTCTCTCATCTCCGGTGCCATGGAATCGTTGCGTGCCGAACCGCCGCGATCGTTCGGCGCGATGACGGTGACGGTGGCGGACGACCTCCTGCGCCCGGCCGACGGCACACCCGGTGGCGACATTTTGCGCTACCAGCTATCGGACGGTGCGCGCGTGATCTTCCGGCCGTCGGGAACGGAGCCCAAGCTCAAGGCCTATCTCGATGTGCGCGGCGAATCGGCCGACATCGCCCGCGCACGACTGACGGCGCTTGAGGCTGCTGTCCGGGCAGAGCTGGCGGAGCGGATGTAAGTAGGGCGCCTGGGCGCGACGATGTCTGTGAGAATCCGTACAGTCAACCCTCGCGGCGGTGCCCGATGACACCCAACTGGTCTTCGCACCGCTGTCAGGCGACGTCGTGACGGGCGCGGGAGAAGACATCACCGCCAATGTGATCGTCATCGCGCCAACGGGCGACACCCTTGGCGGCATAAGGGTCGGCACGATCATGGTGCAGATGCCACAGGACGTCGATCAGGTCGAGCTGACGAGCGTCAATGTGGCCATCGACAACGGTGCAATACCCCGCACCTATGACGTGGGCAGATGGAGTTTCACTCGTCTGGATTCCCCTTCCGAGCTGACCGTCACGGGCGCCTATCCCGCGAACATGCCAACGTGCTCACCGCTGACCATCGACCTCGAGTGCGAGCGTGACGATCTCGTCACGCTCTCGCCACGGATCACACTCGATCACGATGGCATCACCCGTGAAGAGGCGCTCAGCCCGACCCTCTTCGGCTATATCGACATCTCCGAGGAGTTCGTCGAACACGTCCTCGACGAGGAGTAGCGCTATCCGTCGATGAGGGCAACGACCTCCGTCAGGAACGACGGGAGGTCGTTGCCCTTTCTGGCGATCCGGCGGCCGTTGTCGGGCCCGGAAAACACGTCGACGAACTGCTCGAAGACCGCCTGGAAAGCCGATCGGTCGGCTGCGCTGAACGCTGCGAATGCGACGACGTGCACCCGGTCGGTGCCCCAACCGATCGCCTGTTCGCTGACGCCAATCGCAATCGCCGTACGCGCGGCCGACATCGTCATCGCATGAGGAACGGCGAGGCTCTCGGTGAACGCGGTGGACGACAGCCGCTCGCGCTCGATCGTGCTGTCGACATAGGCCTCATCGATCACCCCTTCGGCCACGAGGAGCGCGCCGAGCCGCCGGATGATGTCTTCCGGAGACGCGGCGGGATCGATGTCGCTGATGAACGCGCCGGGGAGGAACCAGCGCTGCAGCTCGGATCGCAGCCCGCTCAGCCGCCTCGACCGACGCACCCGGCTGACAACGTCAGAAATGCGGGTGATATCCCTGTCCGTCAGGAAGGGCGGGATCCGCACAATGGCGTCTGCCATGTCCGCGGAGCGGGCGGGCAGCTCGATCGTGGTGAGAATGAGGTCGGTTCCGGCACTGTTCTCGCTGAATCGTGTGTCGACGGAGACGATCTCGATTTCGTGGCCCAGCATCCTCGTGATGCTCTGGCGGAGCTGCTGCCCGGGATGCTCGTATCCGGGGCACACGATCAGGGCGCGAAGACGATCGGGAAGTGCGCGTCCCGCCTCGAGAACGCCTCCCAGATGCATGGCAATACCGGCGATCTCGTCGTCGGGAACGGCCGCGCCGAGCACATCGGACAGCTCACCGACGAACGACACCGCCATTTCGAACAGCAGCGGCGACGCCGACTTCAACGCGCGCGTCATGGGGTTCCGAGAAAGCACGTGGTGCTCGGCACGGTCGACAAGGTTCTGCACGTGCTTTTCGAGCGTGACCGCCAAGTGGCGTTGCGAAACGTCGACGCCGTACGTCGCCGAAACATGCTGAATCGCGGCGCGCACGGCCCCGGAGACAACCGTGTCAGGCTCACGCGTGGGGAGATCTTCCGAGCGAGCGCCGACGACCGCAAGAAGCGACAGCTGCGCCACATGTACTCGATCACCCGCGCCGAACTCCACACCGAAGTGCCGAGCAGCAAGATCACCCATCGCGTCGATGATCCGGACGTCGGGCTGATCACGTGCCGCTGTCAGGGCGTGTCCGCCGCGCACACGGTCTGCCGTGATGGTGACGTGGAGAGCAACATCGGCAACGGCCAGCTCATCCACGATATACCCGAGGTCCGACAGCGTCGTGAAGACGCCGTTCGCGAAATCCTCAAGACGATCGGCGGGAATTCGGAGCGAGGCCGCGGCGCTACGCAGCGCCTCGGGGCCGTAGCGTTCCTCGTCGACGCGGTCATGGACGAGATCGCCGATGAGGAGGCGCAGGTCGCGCTCACTCCCGGCGAGGCGCGCGGTATCCGCGTCACGCTCCAGTCTCACGCGGGTATCTCGCACCCGGCTACGCACGCGGCGCAGGTCTGCTTCCACCGTGCTCTCGCTCACGAAGAGTCGCGATGCGGCGTCATAGATGTTGATACCGTCCGGTTCATCGAAGAGCATGCGGAAGACGTCTGAGAGCCGCTCGTGCGGTGTCCCCCGTTTCCTCCCGAGACCGTTCGGATCATCCCCGTTGCCGCGGGTGTCGCCCGGTATCCCTGCGGTCCGGAATCGATCGCATGAACGCCCGGCGACTGCGCATTGATCGCCGTGACGTAGGAGCGCACGCTACGGGGTGTCACACCAAGTTGGTCGGCGAGCGAACCCGCCGTTACCCACCCCGGACGGCGAAGGAGGATGCCGAGCATCTGCTCCTGCCGTTTACGCGTCATGCCGACCAGTGAACCACCCGTCGCTGACGTCGTGCTTGATCACCGGGCACAAACATTTCCGCAGGTGCGGAAACGAGTGTCATTGCCAGGGTGTTCGGAGCGTAACAAGATGGTCCTGAATGGGAGAAATGGGATCAATGAAGATCATTGTGATCTGCGGCGCCGGCGCCTCGAGCACTTTCGTGGCGGCGCGCCTTCAGCGCGCGGCACACCACGCCGGGATCGCTCTGACGGCGATCGCATCCTCCCTGGACATGCCCCGTCCGCACGATATCTCCGAAGCCGATGCGATTCTCCTCGGAGCGCACGTTGACACCGCCTCTCGCGATGTCCGCGCGCGCGCCGCGGCAAGAGCCGTGCCGGTCGGAGTTCTGCCAGCGGACGTGGCACGCGACAGAGACGGCACCCGCACACTGGGGTTCGTTCAGTCGCTCGTCTCCGAAACCGCGAACGCGGTTCCGTCACCTCGAAAGGACACCACCATGGCCACTCGCACCGTTACCATCGCCGCATCGCACGGTCTACACGCGCGCCCCGCCAAGCAGTTCGCGGAGGCCGCGAAGAGCTCCGGTCTGGATGTCACAATCGCCAAGGGCGACGGGGCACCCGTGAACGCCGCCAGCATCCTCGGCGTGATCTCGCTCGGTGCAAACACGGGCGATGTCGTCACGCTGACGGCGGAGGGCGAAGGCGCTGAGGGACTGCTCGATGAGCTGACAACGCTGCTCGAGACCGACACGGACGCGGAGTAATTCTCATGGCCGAGATCCGCGGAACGGGAATCGGTCGGGGCATCGCTCAGGGTCCCGTCGCGCACATGGCGGCGCGACTGGACCCGCCGTCCGATGTGCGTTCACGGCTCACCCCCGACGAAGAAAAGGCTGCTGTGGCCCGCGCGGTCGCGGATGTCGCGAGTGAGTTGAATGCCCGGGGCGAGCGCGCGGGTGGATCCGCGCGCGATGTCCTCGAAGCCCAGGCCATGATGGCGGAAGATCCGACGCTCATCGATGGCGTCCACGCCAAGATCGACGACGGCGCGACGGGAGAATTCGCCGTTCACACCGCGTTCGCCGAGTTCGCCGAACAGCTCACAGCGATAGGCGGATATCTCGGAGAGCGCGCTGCGGACCTGGCGGATGTCGCGCAGCGCGTCATCGCCGCCCTGCGCGGTGTTCCGGCACCCGGCGTTCCGGAACCCGGTCACCCCTTCGTTCTCGTCGCTCCCGATCTCGCTCCTGCCGATACGGCGCTGCTCGATCTGGACGAGGTTCTCGCCGTTGTGACAACGGAAGGCGGGCCCACCTCGCACACTGCGATCCTTGCCAGGGAAAAGGGCATTGTCGCGGTGGTCGGAACCGGAACGGCCGACGTGGTGGACGGGCAGACGGTGATCGTCGATGCGGCAGGAGGCGTTGTCATCGTCGATCCGACGTCACAGCAGCGGGCCGAGGCTCACGAACGCGCCGCCGCACGCGCGGCCGCCGCGGCGGCGCCGATCACACCGGGCGCCCTGGCTGACGGCACTCCCGTTCCGATTCTCGCGAACCTCGGGGACCCCTCCGGGGCAGCAGAGGCGATCGCGCTCGGAGCAGAGGGCGTTGGCCTGTTCCGCACGGAATTCCTGTTTCTCTCCAGCAACGAAGCGCCGTCGGTGGCCAGCCAAGCAGCGAGCTATCAAGAGCTCCTCGCGGCGTTCCCCGGCAAGAAGGTCGTCGTGCGTGCTCTCGACGCGGGCGCAGACAAGCCCCTGCCCTTCCTCACGGACGCCGATGAAGAGAACCCCGCGCTCGGTCGTCGCGGGCTGCGTTCGCTGCGTCACCGCGAGAACGTTCTGCGCGATCAGCTCACGGCCCTGACACAGGCGGATGCGTCAACCGATGCCGACCTCTGGGTCATGGCGCCGATGGTCGCAACAGTGGAAGAAACCGAGTACTTCACGGCTCTTGCCAAGGAGCTCGGACTGAAGACCGCAGGTGTCATGGTCGAAATTCCTTCGAGCGCGATCATGGCAACCGACATTCTCGGCGTCGCCGACTTTGCGTCGATCGGCACGAACGATCTCGTGCAGTACACAATGGCGGCGGATCGCATGCTGGGATCTGTCGCGCATCTGCAGAGCCCGTGGCACCCCGCCGTGCTGCGCCTGATCAAAATGGTCGCCGAAGGCGGCAAGAACACGGGTAAACCCATCGGCGTCTGTGGTGAGGCCGCGGCCGACCCGCTTCTCGCCGTTGTTCTCGTCGGCCTCGGTGTGACGACGCTCTCGATGTCGGCCGCGGCCATGACCGATGTGCGCGCCGAGCTCTCACAACACACCGCCGCGTCCGCACAACGCATGGCGGAAGCAGCGCTTGCGGCAACCGATGCCGAATCGGCCACGGCCGCCGCGCGCGCTGCGGCCTAGTCACACCGTTCCCGCTCCCGGGCCCGTCGTTGCCGACGGGCCCGGGCTCCGAAAGAAAGCACACCATGTCAACGCAGACAGCTCATTCGAAGACTCCCGGCGGGATCCGCGTGGGAGTGCAGAAGGTCGGTTCCTTCATGTCGGGCATGGTCATGCCCAACATTCCCGCGCTCGTCGCCTGGGGCTTGTTCACGGCGTTCTTCATCGAGAAGGGATGGACGCCCAACGCCGATCTCTCCACGATCGTCGGCCCGATGATCCACTATCTCCTGCCTCTGCTGATCGCCTACACCGGCGGTTTCATGATTCATGACAAGCGCGGAGGCGTCGTCGGATCGATCGCGACGATGGGCGCGATCGCCGGAAGCGATCTGCTTATCTCCAACGCCAACGCTGCTCTTCCTGCTGGCGCGGATAGTCTCGGCCAGATCCACATGTTCCTCGGCGCCATGATCATGGGGCCGCTGGCCGCCTGGATCATGAAGAAGCTCGACGGCGTGTGGGAGGGCAAGGTCAAGGCGGGCTTCGAGATGCTCGTGAACATGTTCT containing:
- a CDS encoding HPr family phosphocarrier protein, with amino-acid sequence MATRTVTIAASHGLHARPAKQFAEAAKSSGLDVTIAKGDGAPVNAASILGVISLGANTGDVVTLTAEGEGAEGLLDELTTLLETDTDAE
- a CDS encoding phospho-sugar mutase, whose translation is MISAARAWIAQDPDPETRDELTALVKAAEAGGGDASSELAARFAGRLQFGTAGLRGELGAGPMRMNRVLVAQAAAGFAAYLRERGGDNTPRVVIGFDGRKNSDVFARDSAELFQGAGLEAILLPRRLPTPVLAFAVRYLDADAGVMVTASHNPPADNGYKVYLGGADGGAQIVTPADADIAREIQHVADTLAVPDLPRSTEYLVADEGVVEAYVAATAAVAAAPASASGMSWVYTAMHGVGWETLRAVVEAAGYPLPALVAAQTEPDGAFPTVAFPNPEEPGALDLAYETATASGAEFIIANDPDADRVAVAIPSADGWRRLTGNDIGLLLGARAARSAGAGATVASSLVSSPGLGVIAERFGVSWRETLTGFKWIARAPGIVFGYEEALGYLVNPETVRDKDGISATVAVLGLVAEARGRGATIADLLDELAAEFGHFTSTQISVRVENLSLISGAMESLRAEPPRSFGAMTVTVADDLLRPADGTPGGDILRYQLSDGARVIFRPSGTEPKLKAYLDVRGESADIARARLTALEAAVRAELAERM
- a CDS encoding purine-nucleoside phosphorylase; the protein is MTNPAHPLDSPADPFAVARTAAADIARLTGVSSHDIAVTLGSGWGKSADLIGETVAEIDATDVTGFSKPAVAGHGGTLRSVRTPDGKNVLVIAARTHYYEGHGVRRVVHSVRTAAATGAKTMVLTNGAGGIKDAWAPGQPVLISDHINLTADSPLEGATFIDVTDLYSSRLRDIARQVDASLDEGVYCQFRGPQYETPAEVRMASAIGGHIVGMSTALEAIAAREAGMEVLGFSLITNLAAGISPTPLSHAEVIEAGQAAEGRISQLLADVIGRI
- a CDS encoding BglG family transcription antiterminator, whose product is MLFDEPDGINIYDAASRLFVSESTVEADLRRVRSRVRDTRVRLERDADTARLAGSERDLRLLIGDLVHDRVDEERYGPEALRSAAASLRIPADRLEDFANGVFTTLSDLGYIVDELAVADVALHVTITADRVRGGHALTAARDQPDVRIIDAMGDLAARHFGVEFGAGDRVHVAQLSLLAVVGARSEDLPTREPDTVVSGAVRAAIQHVSATYGVDVSQRHLAVTLEKHVQNLVDRAEHHVLSRNPMTRALKSASPLLFEMAVSFVGELSDVLGAAVPDDEIAGIAMHLGGVLEAGRALPDRLRALIVCPGYEHPGQQLRQSITRMLGHEIEIVSVDTRFSENSAGTDLILTTIELPARSADMADAIVRIPPFLTDRDITRISDVVSRVRRSRRLSGLRSELQRWFLPGAFISDIDPAASPEDIIRRLGALLVAEGVIDEAYVDSTIERERLSSTAFTESLAVPHAMTMSAARTAIAIGVSEQAIGWGTDRVHVVAFAAFSAADRSAFQAVFEQFVDVFSGPDNGRRIARKGNDLPSFLTEVVALIDG
- the ptsP gene encoding phosphoenolpyruvate--protein phosphotransferase — encoded protein: MAEIRGTGIGRGIAQGPVAHMAARLDPPSDVRSRLTPDEEKAAVARAVADVASELNARGERAGGSARDVLEAQAMMAEDPTLIDGVHAKIDDGATGEFAVHTAFAEFAEQLTAIGGYLGERAADLADVAQRVIAALRGVPAPGVPEPGHPFVLVAPDLAPADTALLDLDEVLAVVTTEGGPTSHTAILAREKGIVAVVGTGTADVVDGQTVIVDAAGGVVIVDPTSQQRAEAHERAAARAAAAAAPITPGALADGTPVPILANLGDPSGAAEAIALGAEGVGLFRTEFLFLSSNEAPSVASQAASYQELLAAFPGKKVVVRALDAGADKPLPFLTDADEENPALGRRGLRSLRHRENVLRDQLTALTQADASTDADLWVMAPMVATVEETEYFTALAKELGLKTAGVMVEIPSSAIMATDILGVADFASIGTNDLVQYTMAADRMLGSVAHLQSPWHPAVLRLIKMVAEGGKNTGKPIGVCGEAAADPLLAVVLVGLGVTTLSMSAAAMTDVRAELSQHTAASAQRMAEAALAATDAESATAAARAAA
- a CDS encoding HTH domain-containing protein gives rise to the protein MTRKRQEQMLGILLRRPGWVTAGSLADQLGVTPRSVRSYVTAINAQSPGVHAIDSGPQGYRATPAATGMIRTVSGGNGGHRTSGSQTSSACSSMNRTVSTSMTPHRDSS